A genome region from Purpureocillium takamizusanense chromosome 8, complete sequence includes the following:
- a CDS encoding uncharacterized protein (antiSMASH:Cluster_8.2~EggNog:ENOG503P3WI): protein MAEFTPFWEQPSHPGLIRVVKGSRPYTAAAYSLVSLPAGAHFAAITTATSVPHTTYTSVATGSDSRIELNSDLVYCNHSCRPSLVFDMTRFEVRVADDRPLGVGDALTFFYPSTEWDMVQPFSCECGAGDGVCLKRVAGASAIDPEVLLARWWLNEHVRALATEKKKKTAMMRTTMMRTSRGLADATTAGGAGGEAVTAAAAEGPMAAV, encoded by the coding sequence cccagccacCCGGGCCTCATCCGGGTTGTTAAGGGCAGCCGCCCttacacggcggcggcctaCTCGCTCGTCTCGCTGCCCGCAGGGGCACACTTCGCTGCCATcacgacggccacgtcggtgCCGCACACGACATACACGTCGGTGGCGACGGGGTCCGACTCGCGCATCGAGCTCAACTCGGACCTCGTCTACTGCAACCACTCGTGCCGGCCGAGCCTCGTCTTCGACATGACGCGGTTCGAGGTGCGCGTCGCCGATGACCGACCTTTGGGTGTCGGTGACGCCCTCACCTTTTTCTACCCGAGCACCGAGTGGGACATGGTGCAGCCGTTTAGCTGCGAGTGTggcgccggggacggcgtCTGCCTCAAGCGCGTCGCGGGTGCGAGCGCCATCGACCCGGAGGTCCTGCTGGCGCGCTGGTGGCTCAATGAGCAcgtccgcgccctcgccaccgagaagaagaagaagacggcgatgatgaggactACGATGATGCGCACATCGCGAGGCCTCGCGGATGCAACTacggctggtggtgctggtggtgaagctgtgacggcggcggcggcagagggaccgatggcggccgtctAA